A portion of the Paenibacillus hamazuiensis genome contains these proteins:
- a CDS encoding LTA synthase family protein, whose amino-acid sequence MKKIANIQNLAWDQTENVKTNGFLLSTIMNLKLLSFKQPDEYNKNTIQTMLSSVPPTVPISGEIIPNIILVLSESFWDATQIKNVSFSRDPLPFYHELIQKYTSGTLLSPQYGGGTANVEFEVLTGNSMRFLPQGSVPYNQYMSKSMDSLASILTRQGYTSVAINPFHSWFYNSKKVYENLGFSKFISQEFFKPEYEGPYLADREVANMIIDSSRKSPGPDFIFANTMQNHYHYYPNKFKENTIEVTGINPESKGLLETYAQGLVGVDDMLKRLVTHYENIDEPTMIVFFGDHLPSLGDNYKVYKDAGYLKENDPDFLNKMYRVPVLIWNNYLPGHKENIHLSPSFLGPYMLKLAQKPGNSYMDYLYQLSLRSPIIPPKEHMEKMGIDKDDLKVYESLQYDVMFGEQYAFEQLKDQIKNPDYIIGLGQMIIDTASEQTTDNETELHINGSNLPYNSIVLINGESVKAEWIDTSHIKAKVTTNSMSQSVWNISVIVKDSKETVIAKSNQISYSR is encoded by the coding sequence TTGAAAAAAATCGCAAATATCCAAAATCTTGCCTGGGATCAAACGGAAAATGTGAAAACTAACGGCTTTCTTTTATCCACTATCATGAATTTAAAGCTGCTTTCATTCAAACAACCCGATGAATATAACAAAAACACCATTCAGACTATGTTATCTTCGGTTCCTCCGACCGTTCCGATTTCCGGAGAGATCATCCCTAATATTATTTTGGTGTTAAGCGAGTCTTTCTGGGATGCGACGCAGATCAAAAACGTTTCGTTTAGCCGCGACCCGCTTCCTTTTTACCATGAGCTTATTCAAAAATATACAAGCGGCACCCTGTTATCGCCACAGTATGGGGGCGGAACGGCAAATGTCGAGTTCGAGGTGTTGACGGGCAATTCCATGCGATTTTTGCCGCAAGGCTCCGTACCATACAATCAGTACATGAGCAAGAGCATGGACTCTCTGGCAAGCATATTGACCCGCCAAGGATATACTTCCGTCGCAATAAATCCGTTCCACAGTTGGTTTTATAATAGCAAGAAAGTGTATGAAAATCTCGGCTTCTCCAAGTTTATAAGCCAAGAGTTTTTTAAGCCCGAATACGAGGGCCCTTATTTGGCGGACCGGGAAGTTGCCAATATGATTATCGACTCGAGCAGGAAAAGTCCGGGTCCGGATTTTATCTTTGCAAATACAATGCAAAATCATTACCACTATTATCCGAATAAATTTAAAGAAAATACAATTGAAGTGACCGGGATCAATCCGGAATCGAAAGGACTTCTCGAAACATACGCGCAAGGGCTTGTCGGTGTCGACGATATGCTGAAACGGCTGGTGACTCATTACGAAAATATCGATGAACCTACAATGATCGTTTTTTTCGGAGATCATCTGCCCAGTCTCGGCGACAATTACAAAGTATATAAGGACGCCGGCTATTTGAAGGAAAACGATCCGGATTTTTTAAATAAAATGTACCGCGTCCCTGTTCTTATTTGGAACAATTACTTGCCGGGGCATAAGGAAAATATTCATTTAAGTCCTTCTTTTCTCGGGCCTTATATGTTAAAACTTGCGCAAAAACCGGGTAATTCCTACATGGATTATTTGTATCAGCTTTCGCTAAGAAGTCCGATCATTCCTCCCAAAGAACATATGGAGAAGATGGGTATAGATAAAGATGACCTTAAAGTTTATGAAAGTCTGCAGTATGATGTTATGTTCGGAGAGCAATATGCTTTTGAACAGTTAAAAGATCAAATTAAAAACCCCGATTATATTATCGGATTAGGCCAAATGATTATCGATACGGCTTCCGAGCAGACAACGGACAACGAAACGGAGCTGCATATCAACGGCTCCAACTTACCTTATAACAGCATAGTGCTTATTAACGGCGAATCGGTGAAAGCGGAGTGGATCGATACAAGTCATATCAAGGCCAAGGTGACAACGAATTCGATGAGTCAATCCGTTTGGAACATCTCCGTCATCGTGAAAGATTCAAAAGAAACCGTCATTGCCAAATCTAATCAGATCAGTTACTCGCGATAG
- a CDS encoding S9 family peptidase, whose amino-acid sequence MTSKRPVTAEDLYRYTWIVDPAICPSASKAAYVCRTIDEAQNDYRSHIRVVSLKDGLDVPFTHGEKDVTPAWSPDGSLLAFLRVNDKGRQLWAIPAAGGEAAQLTNAKRGIASFAWSPNGQYIAFTTRVNPDEGTDALSMEEDRKSKHAKPMLITRTCPKEEGSGLSDGLNAHLFVLELASGKVNRLTEGFFDINQPFWSPDSRKIGFIAKITRDGSVDADLQTFADVFTVGLSGGPLVRITDSTLAISQASFSPDGKSIAFIGNDRQFGSATQNNLYRVSAEGGDPVRINGETDIQIGNFALSDMKAAAPPRSPWYSPDGRSLYVLGSFRGDVHVYRFTTDGEAEAVTRGERDVFQFVVSADGTKLLTASSNPLLPCDLYLIDLQTREEQRITRSNDELLEQLSLCIPESIRFETSDGGQVHGWIMKPEGSAHGNKVPLILQIHGGPHAMYANTYSHDFQMMASSGYMVLYTNPRGSFGYGQPFAQACRGDFGGGDYRDVMEAVDYVTKIRDDVDESRLGVTGGSYGGFLTNWIVGHSDRFRAAVTERSISNWLSFYGMSDIGISYTEGVIQGNPWDDPEKLWAHSPLAYVKNIQTPLLILHGEQDLRCPIEQADQLYVALRRLGKRTQLVRFPDSNHTFLKNGKPSLRLARLERIAGWFHDHLYEGDAGK is encoded by the coding sequence ATGACATCGAAGCGACCGGTTACCGCCGAAGATTTATACCGATACACCTGGATCGTTGATCCTGCCATATGTCCGTCCGCCAGCAAAGCCGCCTATGTGTGCAGAACGATTGATGAAGCCCAAAACGACTATCGATCGCATATTCGCGTCGTGTCCTTGAAAGACGGCCTTGATGTTCCGTTCACCCACGGGGAGAAGGATGTAACGCCTGCCTGGTCGCCGGATGGCTCGCTATTGGCTTTTCTCCGGGTAAATGACAAAGGACGGCAGCTGTGGGCGATTCCCGCTGCAGGCGGGGAGGCTGCGCAGCTAACAAATGCAAAGCGCGGAATCGCTTCTTTCGCCTGGTCGCCGAACGGCCAATATATCGCCTTCACCACGCGGGTCAACCCGGACGAGGGAACAGATGCTTTATCGATGGAGGAAGACCGCAAAAGTAAACATGCCAAACCGATGCTGATTACACGCACCTGTCCGAAAGAAGAAGGGTCCGGATTGTCGGATGGGTTAAACGCCCATCTTTTTGTGCTGGAGCTTGCCAGCGGGAAGGTGAACCGGTTGACGGAAGGTTTTTTCGATATAAACCAGCCGTTCTGGTCGCCTGACAGCCGCAAAATCGGGTTTATCGCCAAAATCACCCGGGATGGTTCCGTCGATGCAGACCTGCAAACATTCGCAGATGTTTTCACGGTAGGACTGTCCGGGGGCCCTTTGGTCCGGATAACAGATTCGACACTCGCGATAAGCCAAGCATCGTTTTCTCCGGACGGGAAATCGATCGCCTTCATAGGAAACGACCGTCAATTCGGAAGCGCGACGCAAAACAATTTGTATCGCGTTTCTGCGGAAGGGGGAGACCCGGTTCGGATTAACGGTGAAACGGACATTCAGATCGGCAACTTTGCACTGAGCGATATGAAAGCAGCTGCACCGCCGCGATCGCCATGGTACAGTCCGGACGGACGATCCCTTTATGTTCTGGGTTCCTTTCGCGGCGATGTGCACGTATACCGTTTTACGACGGATGGCGAAGCGGAAGCAGTGACCCGCGGAGAGCGCGATGTGTTTCAGTTTGTTGTTTCCGCCGACGGAACGAAGCTGCTGACGGCCTCTTCCAATCCGCTGCTTCCCTGCGACTTGTACCTTATCGACCTGCAAACCCGGGAGGAACAAAGAATAACGCGAAGCAACGATGAGCTGCTGGAACAGCTTTCGCTATGTATTCCGGAATCGATCCGGTTCGAGACGTCCGACGGCGGGCAAGTGCATGGTTGGATCATGAAACCGGAGGGCAGCGCGCACGGAAACAAAGTTCCGCTCATTTTGCAAATTCATGGCGGTCCTCACGCCATGTACGCCAATACATACAGCCATGATTTTCAAATGATGGCCTCGAGCGGATACATGGTTTTGTATACGAACCCCCGAGGCAGCTTCGGTTACGGGCAGCCGTTCGCCCAAGCTTGCCGCGGCGATTTCGGCGGCGGGGATTACCGCGATGTGATGGAAGCCGTCGATTATGTGACAAAAATTCGCGACGATGTGGATGAGAGCAGGCTTGGAGTAACCGGCGGCAGTTACGGCGGGTTTCTGACGAACTGGATTGTCGGGCATTCGGACCGTTTTCGCGCAGCGGTCACCGAGCGTTCGATTTCCAATTGGCTTTCTTTTTACGGGATGAGCGATATCGGCATCTCTTACACGGAAGGCGTCATCCAAGGAAATCCATGGGACGACCCGGAGAAGTTATGGGCGCACTCGCCGCTTGCGTACGTGAAAAATATTCAAACACCGCTGCTCATTTTGCATGGAGAGCAGGATTTGCGCTGCCCGATCGAACAGGCCGATCAGCTCTATGTTGCACTGCGGAGGCTGGGCAAACGGACGCAGCTCGTTCGTTTCCCGGATTCGAACCATACGTTCCTGAAAAACGGAAAGCCTTCGCTTCGCTTGGCGCGTTTGGAGCGAATCGCCGGCTGGTTTCATGATCATTTGTACGAAGGGGATGCCGGGAAATGA
- a CDS encoding trans-sulfuration enzyme family protein, with the protein MKQKWGFDTLAVHAAQHPDAHTGAISQPVIPAVAYAFPDVETAADVVSGDKEGTYYGRYGNPTTRTLEQKVAELEGGEDSIGLSSGMAAISSALLAFLQHGDHVIVTKDVYGGTYNFITQLAPRFGIEAHFVDCTDPVKIRAAIKPNTKALYVETPSNPKLTVLDLRMIAAVAKEHRIPLIVDNTFMTPYLQRPLELGADVVVHSATKYMNGHGDVLAGFVVGSKDVVSFIRKRIAGDLGQNLNAWESFLILRGLKTMGLRVRAHCENAMKVAAFLQGHPLVKCVYYPGLPTHPQHELAKRQMRGMGGIVSFEIIGGLEAGRRFINGLRLAMISFSLGDPETLVQHPATMTHFSIPCEERQQFGISDGLIRLSVGLEDVSDIIADLDQALSLCSDVRRKFG; encoded by the coding sequence ATGAAACAAAAGTGGGGATTCGATACGCTGGCCGTACATGCTGCGCAGCATCCGGATGCGCATACGGGAGCCATTTCGCAGCCGGTCATTCCGGCCGTTGCCTATGCCTTTCCGGATGTGGAAACGGCGGCAGATGTCGTGTCAGGGGACAAGGAAGGCACCTACTACGGCCGATACGGAAATCCGACCACACGTACGTTGGAGCAAAAAGTCGCGGAGCTGGAAGGCGGGGAGGACAGCATCGGTCTAAGCAGCGGTATGGCTGCGATCAGTTCGGCATTGCTTGCTTTTCTCCAGCACGGCGATCATGTGATCGTGACCAAGGACGTTTATGGGGGGACTTATAATTTTATAACCCAGTTGGCGCCGCGCTTCGGCATTGAAGCCCATTTCGTCGATTGTACGGATCCTGTGAAAATCCGTGCGGCAATCAAGCCGAACACAAAAGCTCTGTATGTGGAAACCCCCTCAAATCCGAAGTTAACGGTGCTTGACTTGCGCATGATTGCGGCCGTAGCCAAGGAACATAGGATTCCCTTAATCGTTGACAATACGTTCATGACGCCGTATTTGCAGCGTCCGCTGGAACTGGGTGCGGATGTCGTCGTGCACAGCGCAACCAAATATATGAACGGCCATGGGGACGTGCTGGCCGGTTTTGTCGTCGGCTCCAAAGATGTGGTGAGCTTTATTCGCAAGCGAATCGCCGGCGATCTCGGGCAAAATTTGAATGCCTGGGAATCGTTCCTTATTCTTCGCGGATTAAAGACGATGGGGCTCAGAGTGCGCGCTCATTGCGAAAACGCGATGAAGGTGGCTGCATTTTTGCAAGGCCATCCTCTGGTGAAGTGCGTCTATTATCCCGGTTTGCCGACGCATCCGCAGCATGAACTCGCTAAACGGCAAATGAGAGGGATGGGAGGAATCGTTTCTTTCGAGATCATCGGCGGCTTGGAGGCGGGCAGAAGATTCATCAACGGCCTTCGTCTTGCCATGATTTCCTTCAGCCTTGGCGACCCGGAAACGCTGGTTCAGCACCCGGCAACGATGACCCATTTCTCGATCCCCTGCGAGGAAAGACAGCAATTCGGCATATCGGACGGATTGATTCGTTTGTCCGTAGGACTGGAAGACGTCTCGGATATTATTGCGGATCTCGACCAAGCGTTATCGCTATGCTCCGATGTCAGGAGGAAATTCGGATGA
- a CDS encoding creatininase family protein produces the protein MSASFLKEMSWTTFAERKKHTDLVIIPAGACEVYGPHLPLGSDSFVAVQIAKRVADQVNAIIGPTLEVGDSSMLDEFPGTITIRPESFKAYLNDVIDSLLKWGFKDFLFVNAHAGNVPIIAQLSYSLRERSDIRKAQIDYWRFLKSVDQGVLESGETAHSHAGEAGTSVMMYLHPELVDTSKTMKVERKLKDSFPDIMKYGKLSANSEWGTVGDSTIASAEKGKLLVDRSVERIVQFLEHQWGISRISGV, from the coding sequence ATGTCCGCCTCATTCCTGAAAGAGATGAGCTGGACGACGTTTGCCGAGCGGAAGAAGCATACCGATTTGGTCATTATCCCCGCCGGGGCGTGCGAAGTATACGGTCCTCATCTGCCGCTCGGCTCCGACAGCTTCGTTGCCGTTCAGATCGCCAAACGGGTTGCCGATCAGGTCAATGCGATTATCGGACCGACGCTGGAAGTGGGGGACTCGTCCATGCTGGATGAATTTCCGGGTACGATTACGATCCGTCCTGAAAGCTTCAAAGCGTATTTAAACGATGTGATCGACAGCTTGCTCAAATGGGGGTTCAAAGATTTCCTTTTTGTGAACGCACACGCCGGCAACGTTCCGATCATCGCTCAGCTTTCGTATTCGCTCCGGGAACGCAGCGATATTCGCAAAGCGCAGATTGATTATTGGCGGTTCCTTAAGTCGGTTGACCAAGGGGTTCTGGAAAGCGGGGAAACCGCACATTCCCATGCAGGGGAAGCCGGCACGTCGGTGATGATGTACCTGCATCCGGAACTGGTTGATACGAGCAAAACGATGAAGGTAGAGCGAAAGCTTAAAGATTCTTTTCCCGATATTATGAAATACGGCAAGCTCTCCGCTAACTCCGAATGGGGAACGGTCGGGGATTCCACGATCGCGAGTGCGGAGAAAGGAAAGCTTTTGGTGGATCGGTCGGTTGAACGCATTGTGCAGTTCTTGGAACACCAATGGGGAATATCCAGAATATCCGGTGTATAG
- a CDS encoding thioredoxin family protein encodes MNKISSVPQFQEAIMSAKPTVAVFKTTWCKDCHYIDPFMPEVEQAYADRLTFFEIDRDELPELCEQYNILGIPSFVVIEQGIERHRFVSKLRKTREEIEAFLDEALAACRAKELEA; translated from the coding sequence GTGAACAAAATCAGTTCGGTCCCGCAATTTCAAGAGGCGATTATGAGCGCCAAACCTACCGTAGCCGTGTTCAAGACGACATGGTGCAAAGACTGCCATTATATCGATCCGTTTATGCCTGAAGTGGAGCAGGCTTATGCCGACCGGCTCACGTTCTTCGAAATTGACCGCGACGAGCTGCCGGAGCTGTGCGAGCAATACAACATTCTCGGCATTCCGAGCTTCGTTGTGATCGAGCAAGGAATCGAGCGCCACCGGTTCGTCAGCAAGCTGCGCAAAACGCGCGAGGAGATTGAAGCTTTTTTGGACGAGGCATTGGCTGCTTGCCGCGCAAAGGAGCTTGAAGCGTGA
- a CDS encoding carbon-nitrogen hydrolase family protein encodes MSSFQLVMAQLTSTDDKHINLQKAEKAVEDSVHIHGASLVVFPEVFMSHFPIGTPKDVSLRDAEPVDGPFVRGMAELARRYGVWLIFGMREAVEDPEEQRVYNTTVVINSEGHTVSAYRKTHLFDAFGYNESRNIKPGDALFEPIETPFGKIGLFVCYELRFPEIARHQAMHGADILIVPSGWVRGPLKELHWSNLVTTRAIENTVFVVACGKVSDNFYIGQSMVVDPMGVTMVAGPETEALIPCRIDLGRVEEVRAKLPSYVHRRPELYGPALS; translated from the coding sequence ATGTCTTCATTTCAATTGGTAATGGCTCAATTAACCTCGACCGACGACAAGCATATCAACCTGCAAAAAGCGGAGAAGGCGGTTGAAGACTCGGTTCATATCCATGGGGCGTCTCTTGTCGTGTTTCCCGAAGTATTCATGAGTCATTTCCCGATAGGAACGCCGAAGGACGTTTCCTTAAGGGATGCGGAGCCGGTCGACGGACCGTTCGTCCGGGGGATGGCCGAGCTCGCGCGCCGCTACGGCGTTTGGCTTATTTTCGGCATGCGGGAAGCGGTGGAGGATCCTGAAGAGCAGCGCGTATATAACACAACTGTCGTGATCAACTCGGAAGGACATACCGTCAGCGCCTATCGGAAAACACACCTGTTCGACGCGTTCGGGTACAACGAGTCGAGAAATATCAAGCCCGGAGACGCTCTGTTCGAGCCGATCGAAACGCCATTTGGGAAGATCGGTCTGTTCGTCTGCTACGAGCTGCGTTTTCCGGAAATCGCGCGGCACCAGGCGATGCATGGAGCCGACATCCTTATCGTACCGTCCGGCTGGGTGCGCGGCCCTCTGAAGGAACTTCATTGGTCCAATCTGGTAACGACCCGGGCGATCGAAAATACGGTGTTTGTCGTCGCTTGCGGCAAAGTGAGCGACAACTTTTACATCGGGCAAAGCATGGTTGTCGATCCGATGGGTGTCACGATGGTGGCCGGACCGGAAACCGAAGCGCTTATTCCTTGCCGGATTGACCTTGGGCGGGTCGAAGAGGTGCGCGCCAAGCTGCCGTCTTACGTGCATCGCAGACCGGAGCTGTACGGCCCGGCGTTATCATAA
- a CDS encoding ABC transporter ATP-binding protein: MSACRGGLSVSKEPSELLLQVKGLKKHFPLGGGLFSRRKEFVRAVDDVSFHVKQGETLGIVGESGCGKSTTGQMIAQLLEPTEGEIWFEGRDLTKLAGEEIRRVRRDLQIVFQDPFASLNPRMRVSDIIAEPLRIHGVAQGAELRGQVAELLGTVGLGGHHMERFPHEFSGGQRQRIGIARALALKPKLVICDEPVSALDVSIQAQILNLLKQLQLDFQLTYIFIGHGLPSVKHISDRIAVMYLGKIVEIAGRDELFAGPKHPYTEALLSAVPVPDPTQRKKRNLLAGDLPNPARPPEGCAFHPRCPYAQEVCRQKTPALQEYGAGHAAACHFPLQSDQTA; the protein is encoded by the coding sequence ATGTCTGCGTGCCGAGGAGGTCTCAGCGTGAGTAAAGAACCGAGTGAACTATTATTGCAAGTGAAAGGTTTAAAAAAACATTTTCCGCTTGGCGGCGGGTTATTTTCCAGGCGCAAAGAGTTTGTTCGGGCGGTGGACGATGTAAGCTTCCACGTTAAGCAAGGCGAAACGCTCGGAATCGTCGGTGAATCGGGCTGCGGCAAATCGACAACGGGCCAAATGATCGCCCAGCTGCTTGAGCCGACGGAAGGCGAGATTTGGTTCGAAGGCCGGGATTTAACGAAGCTTGCCGGGGAAGAGATACGACGGGTAAGACGCGATTTGCAAATCGTGTTTCAAGACCCGTTCGCTTCGCTTAACCCGCGAATGAGGGTTTCGGACATCATTGCCGAGCCGCTGCGCATTCATGGGGTGGCGCAAGGAGCCGAGCTAAGAGGCCAGGTGGCCGAGCTGCTTGGGACCGTCGGCCTCGGGGGCCATCATATGGAACGTTTTCCGCATGAATTCAGCGGAGGACAGCGGCAGCGCATCGGAATCGCACGGGCGCTTGCCTTGAAGCCGAAGCTCGTCATTTGCGATGAGCCGGTGTCCGCTCTTGACGTTTCCATCCAGGCGCAAATTTTGAATTTGCTGAAGCAGCTGCAACTAGACTTTCAGCTTACTTATATTTTTATCGGGCACGGCCTTCCCTCCGTCAAACATATCAGCGATCGGATTGCCGTTATGTACTTGGGGAAAATCGTCGAAATCGCCGGCAGGGACGAATTGTTTGCCGGACCCAAGCATCCGTATACGGAAGCGCTGTTGTCCGCTGTGCCGGTACCGGACCCGACTCAGCGCAAAAAACGCAATCTGCTTGCCGGCGACCTGCCGAATCCGGCGCGGCCGCCCGAAGGCTGCGCATTCCACCCCCGTTGTCCCTACGCCCAGGAGGTTTGCCGCCAAAAGACGCCGGCGCTGCAGGAATACGGCGCAGGCCATGCGGCAGCATGCCATTTTCCGCTGCAGAGCGATCAGACCGCATAA
- a CDS encoding ABC transporter ATP-binding protein, translating into MTSTLLEVQQLKTYFKTDQGTAPSVNGVSFSVNRGETLAIVGESGCGKSVTSLSIMGLVASPGEIVGGEIRFEGRDLLKLNRKELRKLRGNEISMIFQEPMTSLNPVFTVGFQISEVFRVHQGLDKPAARQKSMEMLEKVGIPNAGKVVDSFPHQLSGGMRQRVMIAMALACRPKLLIADEPTTALDVTIQAQILELIDTLAKEQNTGVILITHDLGVVAEMADRVVVMYAGQIVEEASVYDLFAHPRHPYTIGLLGSLPKLDEQKDELASIPGMVPHLLDMPSGCSFHPRCPFAASECAKMNPELAPVKHTEGHRVRCLRAEEVSA; encoded by the coding sequence ATGACCTCAACGCTCTTGGAAGTCCAACAGCTGAAAACCTATTTCAAAACCGATCAAGGCACGGCTCCGTCCGTTAACGGCGTCAGCTTCTCCGTCAATCGCGGCGAAACGCTGGCGATCGTAGGGGAATCCGGCTGCGGGAAAAGCGTGACGTCTTTATCCATCATGGGTCTCGTCGCTTCCCCCGGCGAAATCGTGGGCGGAGAAATTCGTTTCGAAGGCAGAGATCTGCTCAAGCTTAACCGAAAAGAGCTGCGAAAGCTTCGGGGTAACGAAATATCGATGATCTTCCAGGAGCCGATGACCTCGCTTAATCCGGTGTTCACTGTTGGTTTTCAAATTAGTGAAGTTTTTCGGGTGCACCAAGGACTCGATAAACCGGCGGCCAGACAGAAAAGCATGGAAATGCTGGAGAAGGTGGGCATCCCAAACGCCGGGAAAGTGGTCGACAGCTTCCCGCATCAGCTGTCCGGCGGCATGCGTCAAAGAGTCATGATCGCGATGGCGCTTGCGTGCAGGCCGAAGCTGCTTATCGCCGACGAGCCGACCACGGCCTTGGATGTGACCATTCAGGCGCAAATTCTCGAGTTGATCGATACGCTCGCCAAGGAGCAAAATACCGGCGTCATTTTGATTACACACGATTTGGGTGTTGTTGCCGAAATGGCCGACCGGGTGGTCGTCATGTATGCCGGCCAAATCGTCGAAGAGGCGAGCGTTTACGACTTGTTCGCCCATCCCCGTCATCCTTATACGATCGGTCTGCTTGGCTCGCTTCCCAAGCTGGATGAGCAAAAAGACGAGCTCGCTTCGATCCCCGGCATGGTGCCTCATTTGCTGGACATGCCGAGCGGCTGCTCGTTCCATCCGAGATGTCCGTTCGCGGCAAGCGAGTGCGCTAAAATGAACCCGGAGCTGGCTCCGGTTAAACATACGGAAGGCCACCGGGTCAGATGTCTGCGTGCCGAGGAGGTCTCAGCGTGA
- a CDS encoding ABC transporter permease — protein sequence MALPIEPQAESLLAERDKDEANRHRLKRAFKLLLKSKTGTVGAVLVILVCLVALFAPFIATQDPAKINPTQRLLPPVWLDRGTPQHILGTDNLGRDIWSRIVYGSRVSLIVGICAVFVSGAIGAVLGLLAGYYGKWLNAVIMRVADAFLAIPTILFMLVLLAVVGPGLGTLIFVIGITNWVSYARVVRGEVLSVKERDFVKGARAVGASDLRIIFIHILPNVLSSFIVISTMSVATTIILEASLSFLGLGIKPPDVSWGGMLSDGRQYLATSWWVATFPGLAITITVLGVIFLGDWLRDMLDPRMKTKE from the coding sequence ATGGCTTTGCCAATTGAACCGCAAGCCGAAAGCTTGCTGGCGGAACGCGATAAAGACGAAGCGAACCGGCATCGTCTGAAACGCGCATTCAAGCTTCTGCTCAAAAGCAAAACGGGAACCGTCGGAGCCGTGCTTGTTATTCTGGTCTGTTTAGTCGCCCTATTCGCTCCCTTCATTGCTACGCAGGATCCGGCAAAAATTAATCCGACGCAAAGATTGCTTCCGCCGGTTTGGCTCGATAGAGGAACCCCGCAGCATATTCTTGGAACGGACAACCTCGGAAGGGATATATGGAGCCGGATCGTTTACGGATCGCGGGTCTCGTTGATCGTAGGCATTTGCGCCGTTTTCGTTTCGGGCGCCATCGGGGCCGTGCTCGGCCTGTTGGCGGGATATTACGGCAAATGGCTGAATGCCGTTATTATGAGGGTGGCCGATGCGTTTTTGGCTATTCCTACGATTTTATTTATGCTCGTCTTGCTCGCGGTGGTAGGGCCGGGGCTAGGCACGCTGATTTTTGTCATCGGCATCACCAACTGGGTTTCCTACGCCCGCGTCGTCCGCGGGGAAGTATTAAGCGTAAAAGAGCGTGATTTTGTAAAGGGAGCAAGAGCGGTCGGCGCCAGTGATCTTCGCATCATTTTCATCCATATTCTTCCTAACGTGCTATCTTCTTTTATCGTCATTTCGACGATGAGCGTGGCGACAACGATCATTTTGGAAGCATCCCTCAGCTTTCTGGGGTTGGGCATTAAACCGCCGGATGTCTCCTGGGGAGGAATGCTGAGCGACGGAAGGCAATATTTGGCCACCAGCTGGTGGGTGGCGACGTTTCCGGGTCTTGCGATTACGATAACGGTGCTGGGCGTCATATTTTTGGGAGACTGGCTGCGCGATATGCTGGACCCCCGGATGAAAACAAAGGAATAA
- a CDS encoding ABC transporter permease, translating to MGKYIVKSLLQMIPVLFLISTIVFILVHVTGDPVALMLPETATEADRAALSQALGLDKPLYIQFLVFLGNVLHGDFGRSFHYGQSALPLVLERLPASFELAFAAMVVATVLAVPLGIISAVKRNSFLDLFISGISVLGKAMPNFWTGIMLILLFSVMLGVFPVSGRGGAEHLVLPAVTLGTAVMAQMTRLIRSSMLEILNQDYIRTARSKGLLERVVIFTHAFRNGLIPVVTIMSLQFTSLIGGTLITETVFSWPGLGQLLVTAVNTHDMAIVQAAVFIIAILVILSNLLTDLIYRILDPRIKYS from the coding sequence TTGGGTAAGTACATTGTAAAATCGTTGTTGCAAATGATACCCGTTTTGTTTCTGATCTCCACCATCGTCTTCATTCTTGTACATGTAACTGGGGATCCAGTGGCGCTTATGCTGCCGGAAACGGCGACGGAGGCGGACCGGGCCGCCTTGTCTCAAGCACTCGGGCTCGACAAGCCGTTATATATTCAGTTTTTAGTGTTTCTGGGCAACGTATTGCACGGTGATTTCGGCAGATCGTTTCATTATGGACAGTCTGCTCTGCCGCTGGTGCTCGAAAGGCTGCCGGCCAGCTTCGAACTGGCCTTTGCCGCGATGGTGGTGGCCACCGTACTCGCGGTTCCGCTGGGCATTATTTCGGCTGTCAAGCGCAATTCCTTTTTGGATTTGTTCATCTCCGGAATTTCGGTTCTCGGCAAAGCGATGCCTAACTTTTGGACGGGTATTATGCTGATTTTGCTGTTTTCCGTTATGCTTGGCGTTTTTCCTGTCTCGGGAAGAGGGGGAGCAGAGCACCTGGTGCTGCCCGCCGTCACGTTGGGGACAGCCGTGATGGCGCAGATGACGCGTTTGATCCGCTCCAGCATGCTGGAGATTTTAAATCAGGATTATATTAGAACCGCCAGAAGCAAAGGACTTCTCGAACGCGTCGTCATCTTCACGCATGCTTTTCGCAACGGACTGATTCCGGTCGTAACGATAATGAGTCTGCAATTTACGAGCTTGATCGGAGGGACACTGATTACGGAAACGGTGTTTTCCTGGCCGGGCCTGGGGCAATTGCTCGTGACTGCCGTAAACACCCACGATATGGCGATCGTGCAGGCTGCCGTTTTCATTATTGCCATTTTGGTCATTCTAAGCAATCTTCTGACGGATCTGATCTATCGGATACTGGATCCACGAATCAAGTACAGTTAG